A region from the Branchiostoma floridae strain S238N-H82 chromosome 9, Bfl_VNyyK, whole genome shotgun sequence genome encodes:
- the LOC118422201 gene encoding polycystic kidney disease protein 1-like 2: protein MLPEPPTGSTSNSRFGRDVEVNSMNLSPKQQVEMLKKEQKEMENTQRETAESIVTSLDHVADTLLALQPANVEYQTSFKTERVAVAVVRSPANEDIQVHAGGIVANIPGRESKTQTTDVLDLKMSVFQKNPYSWAESTGGQNISSPVAFVTMTENKAESITEKRRLNLDFPFLPAQPRGQPNDPTPLNGATKQPGVVEGNSKVSNGENMTHHAFVVPEDNVVPVVHLTWWATEATFHVYSAYGYLPTAEKHAEKRVVRVDGYETWLKGTNFSISFVPNTTDHDAANIPSKTLPKVSLIPPERMPAPHVYQLTVSTGSMFGAGTTSRVAFQLGGSEGKTAVKMLNPGGEALVRGSTLHFVMPVRESLGEVMTLHIWHDNSGKGDTSSWFLGSFVVRDVEKDVVHYFTCNDWLSERKGDGEVQKVVHASTEKELSSFSNVFNETTRDVFYDKQLWASAIVAAPGSSFTQAQRLSCCFTLLNTMMLASAMWSGAKTTTAGTRVFDLGFVRFTIQELYTSLMTILTVFPVNLVVVQLFRMEVPLTVSTPEMAIGTSKQSHLQKSVRRMARYVAWMAVFLVSTCSAFFVILYSMDWGKERSDAWMKAFILSFMGSISVVETLQIFVLGVVLAAIFSLPYLARPPAIPKDDLQLNLWNTTAPKKLLRPATVNLKSAKKKKELNKKSASTLMEFVLLLAFVALLFYAAQMDKDTLAFHERQTLSSSILNVYDTIRTPDQLYSWLEEVLLPTLHPSSWYNGRKMRYLDRQFAHNTAAFRIGPAHLTQMRQHPGTMAKEKHDGRGWDVQPGNTSCTSWRFLFPALSNHPNYSSDCKNIHSLDFPLGYGNAMSFINALKDSEYLDKYTESFTIDINFYNPNLKLFSVVHMVIDHSEIGSLMPEAKTTLFRLFQYESANDYTSLFLHIVFTLLFLVIHFKEVKSVVDTGWVYFTSPWNAVGWFSLISTATTISVFIKRYAVAADTLALVARSNGDLGFKDFVDLTTAAWWDACFKHVLGITVFINTISLLRIVRFSQTIGKLLALPGIMKEELLSFLVVAVVAFTAFISSGYLVFGSHIESYSDLYQTTYALFEMMLGRFFANEMLDSNPITGPIFFSTFMICIFILLVNFLMTIICDAISAGVDVTHDRELADHVWRSFNAMLGFHSPPNNQDKAGAPKLEELQANLRLLQEGLDESLDICNSLLPRDNRSRVNVRAPNAANTEASTSSAPSSATTVLTPPARRSDTTAAANIGSDVPEPAPQTLATIPGPVHTTKHSKPAIVTLYPTCGL, encoded by the exons ATGTTGCCGGAGCCACCGACCGGAAGTACCTCCAACAGTCGTTTTGGTCGTGACGTCGAAGTCAACAGCATGAATCTTTCACCCAAGCAGCAGGTGGAGATGTTAAAGAAGGAGCAGAAGGAAATGGAAAACACG CAACGCGAAACAGCAGAGTCTATTGTGACATCTCTGGACCACGTTGCCGACACCCTGCTGGCATTGCAGCCTGCGAATGTAGAGTATCAGACAAGCTTTAAAACAGAACGTGTTGCCGTGGCTGTGGTGAGATCACCTGCAAATGAAGACATCCAGGTCCACGCAGGTGGAATCGTCGCAAATATTCCGGGCAGAGAGAGTAAAACTCAAACCACCGATGTGCTGGATCTAAAG ATGTCAGTTTTCCAGAAGAACCCATACTCGTGGGCTGAATCGACAGGAGGACAAAACATATCGTCTCCCGTGGCGTTCGTAACCATGACAGAAAATAAAGCCGAGAGCATTACCGAAAAACGACGGCTAAATCTGGACTTTCCATTCCTACCCGCGCAACCAAGAGGACAGCCAAACGACCCAACACCACTAAACGGGGCGACAAAACAGCCGGGTGTGGTGGAAGGAAACAGCAAAGTGTCCAACGGAGAAAACATGACGCACCACGCCTTTGTCGTGCCGGAGGACAATGTCGTCCCTGTTGTCCATTTGACCTGGTGGGCCACAGAAGCTACCTTTCACGTGTACTCAGCATATGGGTATCTTCCGACAGCTGAAAAGCATGCTGAGAAAAGGGTGGTAAGAGTCGACGGGTATGAGACCTGGCTCAAGGGGACCAACTTTTCGATCTCCTTCGTTCCAAACACGACTGACCATG ACGCTGCCAACATCCCAAGCAAGACGCTGCCCAAAGTGAGCCTGATCCCCCCGGAAAGGATGCCTGCTCCTCACGTCTATCAACTCACGGTCAGCACCGGGTCCATGTTCGGGGCAGGCACCACGTCACGGGTCGCCTTCCAGCTGGGCGGGTCAGAGGGCAAGACTGCAGTCAAGATGCTGAACCCAGGAGGGGAG GCTTTGGTTCGTGGAAGTACTTTACATTTTGTCATGCCTGTGCGAGAGTCACTTGGGGAAGTGATGACGTTGCACATCTGGCATGACAACTCTGGGAAAGGCGACACGTCATCTTGGTTCCTCGGAAGTTTTGTCGTCAGAGATGTAGAGAAGGATGTGGT ACATTACTTCACCTGTAATGACTGGTTGTCAGAACGCAAAGGTGACGGTGAGGTACAGAAGGTTGTGCACGCCAGCACCGAGAAGGAGTTGTCATCTTTCTCAAACGTCTTCAACGAAACAACCCGAGACGTGTTCTATGATAAACAGCTGTGGGCGTCAGCCATCGTAGCAGCGCCTG GTTCTAGCTTCACCCAGGCCCAGCGGCTGTCCTGTTGCTTTACTCTCCTGAACACCATGATGCTGGCCAGCGCCATGTGGTCTGGGGCAAAAACCACAACTGCTGGTACAAGAGTGTTCGACCTGGGGTTTGTTCGTTTCACAATACAG GAGCTGTACACCAGTCTCATGACTATCCTGACTGTATTTCCGGTCAATCTGGTTGTTGTACAACTATTCCGCATGGAGGTGCCACTGACTGTGAGCACACCGGAGATGGCTATCGGCACGTCCAAGCAAA GCCATCTGCAGAAGTCCGTGCGCCGCATGGCCAGGTACGTGGCGTGGATGGCCGTGTTCCTGGTGTCCACCTGCTCCGCGTTCTTCGTCATCCTGTACAGTATGGACTGGGGCAAGGAGAGGAGTGACGCCTGGATGAAGGCCTTCATCCTGTCCTTCATGGGATCCATCAGTGTGGTGGAAACCCTTCAG ATCTTTGTGCTTGGTGTGGTCCTGGCTGCCATCTTTAGCCTCCCGTACCTCGCCAGGCCGCCGGCTATCCCGAAAGACGACTTGCAGCTCAACCTGTGGAACACTACAG CACCAAAGAAACTCCTTCGACCTGCAACAGTAAATCTCAAGTCGGCTAAGAAGAAAAAGGAGCTGAATAAGAAGTCTGCCTCGACGCTGATGGAGTTCGTCCTGCTGTTAGCCTTCGTGGCCCTCCTGTTCTACGCCGCACAGATGGACAAGGACACACTGGCCTTCCACGAGAGGCAGACACTGTCCAGCAGCATTCTGAACGTGTATGATACG ATCAGGACACCTGATCAGTTGTACTCCTGGCTTGAGGAGGTGCTGTTGCCAACCCTCCACCCATCATCCTGGTACAACGGGCGGAAGATGCGGTACTTAGACCGGCAGTTCGCGCACAACACCGCGGCCTTCCGCATCGGCCCTGCACACCTGACACAGATGAGACAACATCCAG gtACCATGGCGAAGGAGAAACATGATGGCCGAGGCTGGGATGTTCAACCAGGGAACACCTCTTGTACCAGTTGGCGATTCCTCTTTCCTGCCCTCTCTAACCACCCCAACTACTCATCTGACTGCAAGAACATTCACTCTCTCGACTTCCCTCTTGGCTATGGCAACGCTATGTCGTTCATTAATGCTTTGAAAGATTCCGAGTATTTAGATAAATACACAGAGTCCTTTACAATCGACATCAACTTCTACAACCCCAATTTGAAGCTGTTCAGCGTTGTGCACATGGTCATAGACCATTCTGAAATTGGCAGTCTCATGCCAGAAGCAAAAACCACGTTGTTTCGATTGTTTCAATACGAAAGCGCTAATGACTACACTAGTCTGTTTCTGCACATCGTATTCACACTTCTCTTCTTAGTCATACACTTCAAGGAGGTTAAGTCAGTGGTAGATACAGGGTGGGTGTATTTTACTTCTCCGTGGAATGCTGTTGGATGGTTCAGCCTCATCAGCACGGCAACAACCATCTCCGTCTTCATCAAGCGGTACGCCGTGGCTGCTGATACACTCGCCTTGGTGGCCAGGAGCAATG GAGATCTGGGATTCAAAGACTTTGTGGACCTGACAACCGCTGCTTGGTGGGATGCTTGTTTCAAACACGTCTTGGGTATCACCGTCTTCATCAACACCATCTCCTTGCTGCGCATAGTCCGCTTCAGTCAAACAATCGGCAAACTCCTGGCTCTACCCGGCATCATGAAGGAGGAGCTCCTGTCGTTCTTGGTCGTTGCTGTAGTTGCCTTCACGGCCTTCATCAGCTCCG GGTACCTTGTGTTTGGGAGCCACATAGAGTCCTACTCAGACCTGTACCAAACAACATACGCGCTATTTGAGATGATGCTTGGCAG gTTTTTTGCCAATGAAATGCTGGATTCCAACCCCATTACCGGGCCGATCTTCTTCTCCACATTCATGATCTGCATCTTCATCCTCCTGGTGAACTTCCTCATGACCATCATCTGTGACGCCATTTCCGCTGGCGTTGACGTCACCCATGACCGTGAACTTGCCGATCACGTGTGGAGGAGCTTCAATGCCATGTTGGGTTTCCACAGCCCACCAAACAATCAGGACAAAGCAG GTGCACCGAAGCTGGAAGAGCTGCAAGCTAACCTACGCCTTCTTCAGGAGGGGCTTGATGAAAGTCTGGACATCTGTAACTCCCTCCTTCCACGGGACAACCGGAGCCGTGTCAACGTCAGGGCACCAAA